Proteins from one Hemicordylus capensis ecotype Gifberg chromosome 7, rHemCap1.1.pri, whole genome shotgun sequence genomic window:
- the GEMIN7 gene encoding gem-associated protein 7 — translation MQDCAMKVPVAVVRLPRGPDGTSRGFDPNSPRFQALGPTSLSSSTVSGNTADVGREQQSRVALRERYLRSLLAMAGRPVGFTMYEKVSVTALFGAADIDILNFQVSELETPLGVQREALLRCSDIIAYSFEL, via the coding sequence GACTGTGCCATGAAGGTGCCCGTCGCTGTCGTCCGGCTGCCCCGTGGACCTGACGGCACGAGCCGTGGCTTCGACCCCAACTCCCCCCGCTTCCAGGCCCTTGGTCCCACCAGCCTCTCCTCTTCAACAGTCTCTGGGAACACCGCAGATGTGGGGCGGGAGCAGCAGAGCCGCGTGGCACTGCGGGAGCGCTACCTGCGCAGCCTGCTGGCGATGGCTGGGCGGCCCGTCGGCTTCACCATGTACGAGAAGGTCAGCGTCACGGCCCTGTTCGGAGCTGCCGACATCGACATCCTGAACTTCCAGGTGTCTGAACTGGAGACTCCGCTGGGGGTGCAGAGAGAAGCCCTGCTTCGCTGCTCGGACATCATCGCCTACTCCTTTGAGCTCTGA
- the CLASRP gene encoding CLK4-associating serine/arginine rich protein isoform X1 — MWHEARKHERKLRGMMVDYKKRAERRREYYEKIKKDPAQFLQVHGRACKVHLDSAVALAAESPVNMMPWQGDTNNMIDRFDVRAHLDYIPMYTPPLLNPISPEQESDEKKCNYERYRGLVQNDFAGISEEQCLYQIYIDELYGGLQKPNEDEKKKLAEKKASIGYTYEDSTVAELENLSEKRTEEEDSEEDSNTDEDEVIPDIDVEVDVDELNQEQVADLNKQATTYGMAEGDFVRMLRKDKEEAEAIKHAKALEEEKAMYSGRRSRRQRREFREKRLKGRKISPPSYARRDSPTYDPYKRSPSESTSESRSRSRTPSPGHEEKITFITSFGGSDEEAAAAQAGGAPRKAASLGKARASQVQQGSAAAGHSASSRRRSTSSSSSSSTSSTSSSSSSRSSSRSHRAGGYHRASRYGRSRSHRYSRSRSRTRRYSAGGSRDGRRHSRSRSTERGWRYGSRRRSRSHSRSGERHRWSSRGGRHWSSSSRSDSESRSRSRSASPAREKPLRPAASPAVGEKLKKAETAGGKETGAAKPKLTPQEKLKLRMQKALNRQFKADKKAAQEKMMQQEHERQEREDELRAMARKIRMKERERREKEREEWERQYSRQSRSPSPRHSREYSSSRRHSRSRSRSPHYRH, encoded by the exons ATGTGGCACGAAGCCCGAAAACATGAGCGGAAGCTCCGGGGGATGATGGTGGATTACAAGAAGCGAGCCGAGCGTCGGAGGGAGTATTATGAAAAGATA AAAAAAGACCCGGCCCAGTTCCTGCAGGTCCACGGCCGGGCATGCAAGGTCCACTTGGATTCCGCTGTGGCTCTTGCTGCTGAAAGCCCCGTGAATAT GATGCCGTGGCAGGGGGATACCAACAACATGATTGACCGGTTTGATGTTCGAGCCCACCTGGACTACATCCCCATGTATACTCCTCCACTGCTGAACCCAAT CTCCCCAGAACAAGAGTCTGATGAGAAGAAATGCAATTACGAAAGGTACAGAGGCTTGGTGCAAAACGACTTTGCTGGCA TCTCGGAGGAGCAGTGTCTCTATCAGATTTACATTGATGAGCTGTACGGGGGACTCCAGAAGCCCAATGAGGATGAGAAAAAGAA GCTAGCGGAGAAGAAGGCTTCGATCGGCTACACGTACGAGGACAGCACAGTGGCAGAGCTGGAGAACCTGTCCGAGAAACGGACGGAGGAGGAAGACTCCGAGGAAGACAGCAACACAGACGAGGATGAAGTTATCCCTGATATCG ATGTCGAAGTTGACGTGGACGAGCTCAACCAGGAGCAAGTGGCCGACCTGAACAAGCAGGCGACCACCTACGGGATGGCAGAGGGAGACTTTGTCCG AATGTTGAGGAAGGACAAAGAGGAGGCAGAAGCCATCAAGCATGCCAAAgccctggaggaggagaaggccatGTACTCG GGCCGTCGCTCTCGGCGACAGAGGAGGGAATTCCGAGAGAAACGCTTGAAAGGAAGGAAAATCAGTCCTCCGAG CTATGCCCGGAGAGACAGTCCCACCTACGATCCTTACAAACG atCACCCTCAGAATCGACTTCCGAGTCCCGCTCCCGCTCCCGCACCCCTTCCCCGGGCCACGAGGAGAAGATCACTTTCATCACCAGCTTCGGAGGCAGCGACGAGGAAGCGGCAGCCGCTCAGGCCGGAGGAGCCCCCCGGAAAGCCGCCTCCCTCGGCAAGGCACGCGCCAGCCAAGTGCAGCAGGGCAGCGCTGCGGCAGGTCATAGCGCCTCCTCCCG GCGTCGCTCCacgtcctcctcttcctcctcctccacctcctccacctcctcctcgtCCAGCTCCCGCTCCAGCTCCCGCTCTCACCGGGCCGGCGGGTACCACCGAGCCAGCCGCTACGGCCGCTCCCGCAGCCACAGATACTCCCGCTCCCGCAGCAGAACCCGGCGCTACTCGGCAGGAGGCTCGCGGGACGGGCGGCGCCACTCCAGGTCGCGCTCCACTGAGCGGGGCTGGCGCTACGGCTCCCGCCGCAGGTCCAG GAGCCATTCCCGGTCTGGGGAGCGCCACCGGTGGAGCAGCCGGGGAGGGAGgcactggagcagcagcagccgcagtgACAGCGAATCGCGAAGCCGCAGCAGGTCAGCTTCTCCGGCCAGAGAGAAACCGCTGAGGCCTGCGGCTTCCCCCGCTGTAGGGGAGAAACTGAAAAA GGCTGAAACTGCTGGTGGTAAAGAGACAGGAGCTGCCAAA CCCAAGCTGACCCCGCAGGAGAAGCTGAAACTACGCATGCAGAAGGCGCTTAATCGGCAGT TTAAAGCAGATAAAAAAGCTGCCCAGGAGAAGATGATGCAACAAGAGCATGAAAGACAG GAGCGAGAAGACGAGTTGCGCGCCATGGCCCGGAAGATCCGGATGAA GGAGCGGGAGCGTCGCGAGAAGGAGCGGGAGGAATGGGAGCGGCAGTACAGCCGCCAGAGCCGGTCTCCTTCCCCGCGTCACA GTCGAGAATATAGCTCTTCAAGGAG GCATTCACGGTCCCGATCCCGGAGCCCTCACTACCGCCATTAG
- the CLASRP gene encoding CLK4-associating serine/arginine rich protein isoform X2 encodes MWHEARKHERKLRGMMVDYKKRAERRREYYEKIKKDPAQFLQVHGRACKVHLDSAVALAAESPVNMMPWQGDTNNMIDRFDVRAHLDYIPMYTPPLLNPISPEQESDEKKCNYERYRGLVQNDFAGISEEQCLYQIYIDELYGGLQKPNEDEKKKLAEKKASIGYTYEDSTVAELENLSEKRTEEEDSEEDSNTDEDEVIPDIDVEVDVDELNQEQVADLNKQATTYGMAEGDFVRMLRKDKEEAEAIKHAKALEEEKAMYSGRRSRRQRREFREKRLKGRKISPPSYARRDSPTYDPYKRSPSESTSESRSRSRTPSPGHEEKITFITSFGGSDEEAAAAQAGGAPRKAASLGKARASQVQQGSAAAGHSASSRRRSTSSSSSSSTSSTSSSSSSRSSSRSHRAGGYHRASRYGRSRSHRYSRSRSRTRRYSAGGSRDGRRHSRSRSTERGWRYGSRRRSRSHSRSGERHRWSSRGGRHWSSSSRSDSESRSRSRSASPAREKPLRPAASPAVGEKLKKAETAGGKETGAAKPKLTPQEKLKLRMQKALNRQFKADKKAAQEKMMQQEHERQEREDELRAMARKIRMKERERREKEREEWERQYSRQSRSPSPRHSREYSSSRSPLRLIRD; translated from the exons ATGTGGCACGAAGCCCGAAAACATGAGCGGAAGCTCCGGGGGATGATGGTGGATTACAAGAAGCGAGCCGAGCGTCGGAGGGAGTATTATGAAAAGATA AAAAAAGACCCGGCCCAGTTCCTGCAGGTCCACGGCCGGGCATGCAAGGTCCACTTGGATTCCGCTGTGGCTCTTGCTGCTGAAAGCCCCGTGAATAT GATGCCGTGGCAGGGGGATACCAACAACATGATTGACCGGTTTGATGTTCGAGCCCACCTGGACTACATCCCCATGTATACTCCTCCACTGCTGAACCCAAT CTCCCCAGAACAAGAGTCTGATGAGAAGAAATGCAATTACGAAAGGTACAGAGGCTTGGTGCAAAACGACTTTGCTGGCA TCTCGGAGGAGCAGTGTCTCTATCAGATTTACATTGATGAGCTGTACGGGGGACTCCAGAAGCCCAATGAGGATGAGAAAAAGAA GCTAGCGGAGAAGAAGGCTTCGATCGGCTACACGTACGAGGACAGCACAGTGGCAGAGCTGGAGAACCTGTCCGAGAAACGGACGGAGGAGGAAGACTCCGAGGAAGACAGCAACACAGACGAGGATGAAGTTATCCCTGATATCG ATGTCGAAGTTGACGTGGACGAGCTCAACCAGGAGCAAGTGGCCGACCTGAACAAGCAGGCGACCACCTACGGGATGGCAGAGGGAGACTTTGTCCG AATGTTGAGGAAGGACAAAGAGGAGGCAGAAGCCATCAAGCATGCCAAAgccctggaggaggagaaggccatGTACTCG GGCCGTCGCTCTCGGCGACAGAGGAGGGAATTCCGAGAGAAACGCTTGAAAGGAAGGAAAATCAGTCCTCCGAG CTATGCCCGGAGAGACAGTCCCACCTACGATCCTTACAAACG atCACCCTCAGAATCGACTTCCGAGTCCCGCTCCCGCTCCCGCACCCCTTCCCCGGGCCACGAGGAGAAGATCACTTTCATCACCAGCTTCGGAGGCAGCGACGAGGAAGCGGCAGCCGCTCAGGCCGGAGGAGCCCCCCGGAAAGCCGCCTCCCTCGGCAAGGCACGCGCCAGCCAAGTGCAGCAGGGCAGCGCTGCGGCAGGTCATAGCGCCTCCTCCCG GCGTCGCTCCacgtcctcctcttcctcctcctccacctcctccacctcctcctcgtCCAGCTCCCGCTCCAGCTCCCGCTCTCACCGGGCCGGCGGGTACCACCGAGCCAGCCGCTACGGCCGCTCCCGCAGCCACAGATACTCCCGCTCCCGCAGCAGAACCCGGCGCTACTCGGCAGGAGGCTCGCGGGACGGGCGGCGCCACTCCAGGTCGCGCTCCACTGAGCGGGGCTGGCGCTACGGCTCCCGCCGCAGGTCCAG GAGCCATTCCCGGTCTGGGGAGCGCCACCGGTGGAGCAGCCGGGGAGGGAGgcactggagcagcagcagccgcagtgACAGCGAATCGCGAAGCCGCAGCAGGTCAGCTTCTCCGGCCAGAGAGAAACCGCTGAGGCCTGCGGCTTCCCCCGCTGTAGGGGAGAAACTGAAAAA GGCTGAAACTGCTGGTGGTAAAGAGACAGGAGCTGCCAAA CCCAAGCTGACCCCGCAGGAGAAGCTGAAACTACGCATGCAGAAGGCGCTTAATCGGCAGT TTAAAGCAGATAAAAAAGCTGCCCAGGAGAAGATGATGCAACAAGAGCATGAAAGACAG GAGCGAGAAGACGAGTTGCGCGCCATGGCCCGGAAGATCCGGATGAA GGAGCGGGAGCGTCGCGAGAAGGAGCGGGAGGAATGGGAGCGGCAGTACAGCCGCCAGAGCCGGTCTCCTTCCCCGCGTCACA GTCGAGAATATAGCTCTTCAAGGAG CCCCTTGAGATTGATTAGAGActaa
- the RELB gene encoding transcription factor RelB isoform X1 — MAHPSRVSCNRPLRLISRCSSVASPPGMQRPAEPAGMNLMTLGLELDPLRLSCHPGPCTLQESSASQLSHNLDNLTLQPQLVARGTSLPLLPKCSEASWPRSASSLHPTMPPEQLNDISREPPKLVITEQPKQRGMRFRYQCEGRSAGSILGEGSTDTNKTLPTIELQNCGGIPEVKVTACLVWKDWPHRIHPHSLVGKDCSNGLCEVILKPRVNPKHSFNNLGIQCVKKKDIEDSIEKKLQLGIDPFKAGSLKNHQEVDMNVVRICFQASYQNRTGETQHLSPILSEPIYDKKSTNTSELKIYRMNKEYGSCAGGEELYLLCDKVQKEDISIIFRKDTWEGKADFSQADVHRQIAIVFKTPPYQHLDIPQPVEVEVYLRRLTDSVSSDPFNFTYLPKDNDTYRVNKKRKQGMPDVLEELSGPDPHGIEAKRKRKKPGYMDQFNLMPSAAGSLTHPEEMTFLAHLERITVPEPFEDYSLLQDLSSYSGPSLSDVLLPSCMDFPDAAEHGFLLDNYSLRSGASASFSLSADCDPEGTASLVGSSMFPSQFKEVEVRVEMEAKLQAAEASKTL; from the exons ATGGCCCATCCGTCCAGGGTCTCGTGTAACAGGCCACTCAGACTGATCTCCAGATGCTCCAGCGTAGCATCGCCTCCCGGGATGCAGAGACCCGCTGAGCCGGCAGGAATGAACCTGATGACTTTGGGGTTAGAGCTGGACCCCTTGAGGCTTTCCTGCCACCCAGGCCCCTGCACCCTGCAAGAGTCGTCTGCATCCCAGCTCTCTCATAACCTGGATAACTTGACACTACAGCCCCAGCTGGTTGCAAGAGGCACGTCTCTCCCTTTGCTACCCAAATGCTCGGAAGCGTCTTGGCCCCGTTCTGCCTCTTCCCTGCATCCTACTATGCCCCCCGAGCAACTGAATGACATCAGTCGggagccacccaagctagtgatCACGGAGCAGCCCAAGCAGAGAGGGATGCGTTTCCGTTACCAGTGTGAAGGCAGGTCGGCTGGAAGTATCCTGGGCGAAGGTAGCACAGACACCAACAAAACTCTGCCAACCATTGAG CTGCAGAACTGTGGCGGGATCCCGGAAGTGAAAGTGACGGCTTGCTTGGTGTGGAAGGACTGGCCTCACCGAATTCATCCCCACAGCCTGGTCGGCAAAGACTGCAGCAACGGGCTCTGTGAGGTGATACTGAAGCCCCGGGTGAACCCCAAGCACAG CTTTAACAACCTTGGGATCCAGTGTGTGAAGAAAAAGGACATAGAAGACTCCATAGAGAAAAAACTGCAGCTTGGAATTGATCCTTTTAAAG CTGGCTCATTAAAAAACCACCAGGAGGTGGACATGAACGTGGTCAGGATCTGCTTTCAGGCCTCCTACCAGAACCGCACAGGGGAGACGCAGCATCTCAGCCCCATCCTCTCGGAGCCCATCTATGACAAGA AGTCCACAAACACGTCGGAGCTGAAAATCTACCGGATGAATAAGGAGTATGGGAGCTGCGCAGGGGGAGAGGAGCTCTACTTGCTGTGTGACAAAGTCCAGAAAG AAGATATCTCCATCATCTTTCGGAAGGACACCTGGGAAGGCAAGGCAGACTTCTCCCAAGCGGACGTCCACCGCCAGATTGCCATTGTGTTCAAGACGCCGCCGTACCAGCACCTCGACATCCCACAGCCGGTGGAGGTGGAGGTGTATCTGCGGCGTTTGACGGACAGTGTCTCCAGCGACCCTTTCAACTTCACCTACTTGCCCAAGGACAATG ATACATACCGGGTGAACAAAAAGAGGAAGCAAGGCATGCCTGATGTCCTGGAGGAGCTGTCTGGCCCAG ACCCTCATGGGATTGAAgccaagaggaagaggaagaagccaGGCTACATGGACCAATTCAACTTGATGCCATCAGCAG CTGGCTCCTTGACTCATCCCGAAGAGATGACTTTCCTGGCTCACCTGGAGCGCATCACGGTGCCAGAACCCTTTGAGGACTACAGCCTTCTTCAGGACTTGTCTTCCTACAGCGGCCCCAGCTTGAGCGATGTCCTGCTGCCGTCCTGCATGGACTTTCCAGATGCGGCCGAGCATGGGTTCCTGCTGGACAATTACTCCCTCCGCTCTGGTGCGTCGGCTTCCTTCTCGCTCTCTGCAGATTGTGACCCGGAGGGCACAGCCAGCCTGGTGGGAAGCAGCATGTTCCCTAGCCAGTTCAAGGAGGTGGAAGTCCGGGTGGAAATGGAAGCCAAGCTGCAGGCTGCGGAGGCCTCCAAAACCTTGTGA